The genomic region GCCCAAAAAAGTAGTTCGTTCAAAAGAAAAACCCGAAGCAAAACCTACTTCTAAACCAAAAAAGAAAAAGCGCAACAAATCACAGAAAAATAAAGGTGCACGTCGCAAAACAAAGGATTAAAATGAGGCGATTCTCTATGAAGAGGGTCGCTTTTTTAATCGCTAAGTCCTATACTAAAGAGTAATAAAGTATAATTTAGTAAAATTTTACCAGAATGAGGAATGTAAAATGGCGACTCTAAAAGATATTGCCAAGCTGGCCCACGTGTCGACTGCAACGGTTTCACGTGTCCTGAACGAGGATGAAACGTTATCAGTCGCTGAAGAGACACGCTTAAAAATATGGGCCATCGCCGAAGAACTTCAATATAAAAAGACCCCTAAAAAGGTGCTGAATCGTCATATCCAGCTTATACAGTGGTATAGCCAAGAAGAAGAATTAGATGATATTTATTACCAAGCCATTCGATTGGCTGCTGAAAAAACGGCTGAAGCCAATCATCTAACCGTCACAACTAGCTTTCAAACGATTCCTAACTCCCTGGAAGAGAATGTTGCAGGTATTTGTGCAATTGGAAAATTTTCTGCCCACGAAGTAGACCAGTTACAAGCCTTTCACAGACCGCTTGTCTTTATTGACTCCGATCACATGCAGCATGGGTCGGATAGCGTCGTGATTGATTTTCAATATGCGATTGGTTTACTTCTTTCCGAAATAACCAGTCTTGGCCACCAGAAGATAGGCTTTTTAGGTGGAAAAGAATACACGCAAGATGGCAGAGAAAAGCTGATAGATCCAAGGGAAAGTTTCTTTCGCCAGATGTTAAGCGAGAAGGGCCACTACCAACCTGATTATTTCTATAAGGGGACCTTTTCGACCGAATCTGGTAAAGAGATGATGACGCAAGCTATAAAGGATCTTGGGCAAGAACTACCAACGCTTTTCTTTTGTGCCAATGATGCGATTGCCATTGGAGCCATGCGAAGTTTGCAAGATGCTGCAATTGATGTTCCCAAAAGAGTGAGTATTATCGGTTTTAACGATAGTAACGTCGCGCGCTATGTCTATCCTACTTTATCGACGATTCGAGTGGATACAGAAGCGCTTGGTAAAAATGGCATCAGTCTATTATTAGAGCGAATAAATCAAGATCAAACGATGACGAGAAAAGTTTCCATTGCAACCGA from Jeotgalibaca dankookensis harbors:
- a CDS encoding LacI family DNA-binding transcriptional regulator, with product MATLKDIAKLAHVSTATVSRVLNEDETLSVAEETRLKIWAIAEELQYKKTPKKVLNRHIQLIQWYSQEEELDDIYYQAIRLAAEKTAEANHLTVTTSFQTIPNSLEENVAGICAIGKFSAHEVDQLQAFHRPLVFIDSDHMQHGSDSVVIDFQYAIGLLLSEITSLGHQKIGFLGGKEYTQDGREKLIDPRESFFRQMLSEKGHYQPDYFYKGTFSTESGKEMMTQAIKDLGQELPTLFFCANDAIAIGAMRSLQDAAIDVPKRVSIIGFNDSNVARYVYPTLSTIRVDTEALGKNGISLLLERINQDQTMTRKVSIATEFIARQSTQTFYHED